The DNA region AGTCGGGACGCCACATCAAGTTTATCGTGACCGATCCGATCATCTTGTTCCTTAATCCGACTTCGTCTCATGTCCGACTCTCTGCTTGCGGAAAGGGTCGGGTAAAGGTCGCCGATCCACCCCCCGTTGTTACAATAGCCAAGGCATCAAAAACAAGCAACAGACAAAgttcaacaaacaaaacactACAAAATATATTGCTGAGCCTATGATTCTAACcgagaaaacagaaaacagAAACAAGTAGTGGTATCCAAACATGATTGATCGTAAACGTTTTTTATCCAGACTACCTCGGGCCTCCTCAAGGGCTGAACCAAAGGGAGAAACAAAAGACCTGCCCAAGGACAAGTCATGCCAGATACAATGAACAGAAGAGTCCGTCCCAGACAGGAGACAGCCACACATACacaagtaaacaaacaaacacacacactccCAATTCCCTATCAGGTGTTTGTGAATTTTTCCATGGCAATTCACACCGTCGGCCTTGTAGAAAGCGGATCCAAAAAAGATATCCTGGTCGTTCGTTACAAATCCTTTACATGCCCTTCTCGAGACCGCAGAGGACCTCGATGACGGTCGGGCCGGGCTCGATGTTGAGGCCAATGCCATCCTCAGCCTCCATCCCGCGAATGTAGGCGTTCTCGGCAGTTCCGTCGGGGTAGATGGATGAATCAACACCGCCCTGGGACATGCGGCAGCCGGGGAAGTCCATGTTGTAAGCCTGGGCAACGAGGGAAGAGCAGTCGGCGCCGGACCACCCCTTGTTACTAGTGTTCTCGAAGTCGAACTCGGCCCAGTTGCCGGCGTATTGGCcgtggctggtggtggggacaGAGTTTGGCGCGAAGGCGCAAACACCCTGTGTGTTGGAATCGGCAACAACAGACTTGGTCTCGCCGGGTTGGAGCTTGAAAACGAGCTGATTCTGACCCTCGACCTTGAAGGAGCCAGTCACACCGCCATCGGCACCGATCTTGTTGAAGCAAATGACCTCATAGGGGACCTTGCCGACGTTCTTGTAGTTCTGAACGTACTTGTATTGCTTGGAGGCCTTGGTGGAAACGACCTGGAGGTTGGAGTTCCATGGGCAGCCGTTAGCAGTGCCGGTGTTACCGGTGTAATGAATCTGCTCCCAGGTGACACGCTTGGCCTTCCTCTTGCTGGAGCCGCAGAAGGGTTTGTAACCATCTTCCGAGTCAGAGTCGTTGCTgtcctcgctctcctccttAGCAGGGgcgggagcaggagcgggctcgggcttgggcttgggcgaAGGAGAGGGCTCTACAGCTGCGATGGATGCCTTGGGAGGCTCGGGAGCGGGTTCAGGGGCCGTCTCAGTTGGCTCAGGGAGGGGCTTGTGAACGGCCTTGAGGAAGGTGATACCGCCTTCGCGCTTCTCATGGATgctgcggtggaggtgggcaTGACCGGAAGGGTGGGCAGTGGCGGTGAGCGCACCGGCGAGGAGCAGAAGGTGGGAGAGTTGCATCGTGAAAGGATCCGAAGGTCGTCAAAATATATAAACTTGGCCCAAAAATCCTGTCTATGTGAATCGTATATGGTCGTTGAATCGATGCGCTGCCGTTGATTTGATGCTCCGAATAACAATGTTTTGCAATTGATGCTTGGTGTCCAAAAGAAGGGAGCGTGGTGAAAAAGGTGAAGATATCGTTGCTATGGGGAGCAGCGGAGAGGCGTTCGAGCTTTTTATCAAAAGAATGTCGCGAGATACAAGATCTCTGTAATGAGTGATGGAAGCGCGAAAGGCGATGTTCGGCGAAcaaagaggttggagagagggaaaaacGAAAAAGGAGAGACAAATACTTGAATGGGTGTGCCGCCAACGGGGGAGCAGGGTGTGCAGGGGTGCCGAAATGAGCCTGGATGTTTCTGCCGCTGGCCAACCCTTGGCTCCAAGACCGACGATCCGCTGGCGTTTTGACGTGAGTGGTCGGACGGACCCCGTAATCAAACAAGGTTCACGCAGGTCCCAACTGCTTCCTATTGGTCGAACGAGGCCATGCTTTTCTTCCATCTCGACAGAACTCGCGAAGTGCTCATGGAAGCGGACTCTTGAACGTGTCATCTGTGGACCCGTGCCACGCAATGCATCAGCGCATCTGGGATGCAGGTACTGCGGCTTTTCTTGCTTTTTGTCATCAAACTCTTCCTGCTCTCGAGTCAACACCACGGCATATCGAGTGTCACACCCACAAGCGACAAGCGATCTCCACCGAACACAGGGGGAGCAGAGCGGCCAAGAGATGCAAAGCGGAACTACTGGCCGTGCCCTGCTTCTGGACCTGCTGGTCTGGGCCAATTTGGGTCCAGAATCGAGATGAATTGGCACTGCGTCCAGCGGAGTCACTAACACAATCCGCAATGCGGACCAGCATGTTGTGTTAAGCGCTCTCTTGGCCTTTAAAGCGTTTGATTGCAGCGTAGCGCGCCCTGGCAGCACAAGACGGGCCTACCCCAGGTCATTGTGCTCTGTTTCATCAAAACGCTGAAGGGAACGTTCGCAGGGGACTTCGACACCGTTTTTTTATGTGGCCACTGGCCCGTGATCCGATATCTTGTGTGACACTCGATCATGTTTCTTTCTGGCGGTTCGATATGCggacctcctcaccaaccaagCTGACCTTCCTCTTTGATTTATGGACCAAGTGGGTGGCCATCGTCCAGAGCTGTGCCGCCGGGTGGCTTCCATTTGCGAAAACCCAATTGAGCAGCCACTCTTCCATGTGTGAGACATCCAATCTTTGGTTTGAGAAAGAAGAGATTGTCGTCTGATGAGATTAGCATATCTACCAGCGCAGTTGACCAAGTTAACGTTTGTGTTCCCAGCACAGCAGACTTCTGCCATGATAACAAAACATTTCTAATTGTCAACTGTCAAACGTGATATCGAACATGTCTTGATCCAGCCTGTGATGTTGGCTGTCACTGACAGCTCGCGTGCCCCACAGCTACAGAAGCGCAAAAGTGGTCCAAGCTTTCTGTGCCCCGCGACAGACAGACGACGGCAAAGCTAGCTTGTGGATATTTTCTGATATCCCAAATTTGGCTTGCCCATCAAAATCGACGACGGCGACAATAGGAGCCCTCCCGTTGAAACTACGATACTCTGTCAAATCGATCATCGTGACCTTGATATTCGAACACAACAGGATCACAAACACCAACGGTCCAAAACCCTGATTAAGGCCGCCAAACCTACCCAGccgacaaccaccccccccaaaggCCATAAGCAACTTCGGCGCAGCAGAATATCCCCCCAGTTCGAACAAAAGAGGGGAAACCCCTAAACCGACCCCTCCACAAAACCCCCCATCATGCCGCTCGACACATCAACCTAcggcctcgccctccttcGCGTCGACGGACGGAGGTGGAACGAGCTCCGTCGCATCCACGGCCAAATCCGCACCCAAGCCGCAGCCGATGGTTCCTCCTACCTCGAAATGGGCCACACAAAAGTCATGTGCGTCGTCACCGGCCCTAGCGAGCCCGGTCCGCGCCGTGGAGGAGCACCAGGGGGGGccagcggcggcggtggatcGGGCGGGCAGTCCAAAGAcgcagaggtggtggtcaacaTCGTCATTGCTGGGTTCAGTTCGGTAGAtaggaaaagaagggggaggggtgacaAGTAAAGCCCTCTGCTATACACCATACCCCTTGGCGGCTCACAGTTCTGCTAACAAAAAAACATAGGCGCACCCTAGAAATGCAattcaccctctccaacaccctcgccgcgaccctccacacccacctcttcccccacTCCCAAATCAACATCTCCCTGCACGTCCTCTCCCAGGACGGCTCCCTCCTCGCAGCcctcatcaacgccgccacGTTGGCGTGTGTGGACGCCGGTATCCCCATGACAGACTACGTGACCGCCTGCACGGCCGGTTCAACCTCAACATACGCCGCCAACGACGAGGGCGCCGACCCGTTGCTCGATCTTAACCAccaggaagagcaagaacTACCCGGGCTGACAGTAGCCACCCTTGGTGAAAGCGACAAGGTCGTGGCGTTGGTGTGCGAGAGCAGAGTGCAGATCAGCCGGTTGGAGGGCATGCTGGCTGTGGGAGTGGACGGGTGTAAGCAAGTGAGAGAGATTCTGGATCAGGTTATCAAAGCGCAGGGGCGAAAGATGATCTTGGAGGGGACGGTAGACAAGGGGACGGGACTCAATGATATGGATCTGGATTAGGGCAGCATTGTCCCGTTGTCATATTGTATGTGTATCAGTGTGTTTGGTTGGAATGGCGTTTGGAGATAGGGTTTTATCCATCGGCCGGCGTTTTTGACAGGAACTTTAACGATAACAGACATGGGGGCAAGGCAATGCTTCAAAGGTGAGAAGAAGCCGGGTTCGTTTTGCCCTCATCAAAGTTCATTAATTCTCGTGGCCTGGAATTGGCTACCTACTTTTTGTGTTGCTGTGATGTGTTGCCTCGGTCAAAGAATGCGCAAAACAAAACTCCCGTTACTGACCACCGGACAAAAGAGAGATAGAATACAACAAACTTTTAGTTTTCCTCCAAAATATCAAAGCTCGTCATGCTCTGCGGCAGGCCTGGCCCCGCACTGCTCGGCAGCACCAGTCTGGCACTCTGGTTCGGGATCCGTGGCCTCGGTCGCGGAGGACTCGGGTGGAACTCGAGTGGCGTTCTCTTCGGGAGTGAGAGGAGTGGGTTCCTCGCTGGTGGCGGCCTCAGTCGCGTCGGGGGTGTCCGCAGCAGTCGGGTCCGCCTCGGGCTCCGGAGTAGCCGGTGTGGGCTGCTCCACCGAGATGGCCACAATGCCCTCGggaagcttcttcttggaaCCCTCACCCATACGAATGGCGTCGATCCAGCTCTCCACCGTGGTGTGCGCAAAGTCGGCACCCTCAAAGTGGCGCCACCAGCCCCTGCGGGcgttgatggcgatgatctcCACCTCGTTGGTGAGATCGAGGGCCTTGAGGAGAGGGGCGGCGCCGTTGATGCTGGTGGGTACCTCgtagaaggggaagaggttgcGCTTGCCTTGGGCGTATTTGAAGGAGAGTTGGGCCAGGCTGTCGAGtgccttcttggccgagtCGCTTTCGCTGTTGGAGACAAAGGCAAGGACGCAGGTGTGAGACTTTTCGGTCAGGCACTCTTTGATCAGCTTCTCCTgggagttgatggtgggaatgggCAAGGCCTTctcgatgatgacgggggcTTCTTGTGTTGGAACCTCGGGCTCGGATTCGGCTGTGGATGACGACTCGGATGaatcggccttcttctcgatcTTCTTCTCAGTCTTCTTCTCAGTCTTTTTCTCagctttcttttccttctttgcAGCCTTGGGCTTAGCAGGCGCTGGGTCAGGGTTGGGCGCTCCGGCTTGCGAGAGGAATGTGACCAAagcctccttcttgagctctCCGTCGTAGGTTACCGCCGGGGCATCTCCGCCCGGCAGAAGGATAAGGGTGGGATACTTGGTGATGCCGAACTTCTCCACGGCCTTGGCCTGAGTATTCCGCACCTGTCCGACTGTGATCACGTCGAGGAAGTCAATGGCAATGCTCTTGAGCAAGGAGGATGTAGTCCCCTTGTCAGTAAAGAGAAGAGCCTTTGGGGCGTCCTTCTCGTCATCCAAGAACTTATCCAGGGTCTTgtcctcaaccttgacaaCGTGGTTGTTCATGGCTTGCACCACAGCCTCGACAATACCGCTTGCTGTTCTTTGGCCATTGTAGTCTTGCACCATCGGCTTGCCACCTCCCTTCTTTGGCTTGACAATCTTGAGCGTTGGGAAGCCCTGCACGCCCATCTGACCGCAGAATTGCTTGttggcatcatcatcgcaGTCCACCGCGGCTACCTTGGCGATCCCAGCCAGGTTCTTGGCAGCCTTTTCGTAGGCTGGCTGAAGGTTCTTGCAGTGGCCGCACCATGGGGCATAGAATTCGACAATCTTGAGCGGAGGAGGTTAGCTGGAGAAAGCTCCAAGTGTTTGTCTGCCAAGCTACAAGGTTCAATATCACTTACAGAGGTATGGTTGCTCTTAGCAATCAGTCTGTCATAGCTCTTCGCATCCACCTGCAAGACAGGAGACTTCTTGGAGTAGAGACCAGCCTGAGCTCCTGGAAGCGCAGACAGCAGGGCAACTGCCACGGCACAGAGTGTGGGGTGATGCATGATGCCTGCTCTACCACGGCGGCTTGCTCGTTGCGGGTGCTCTGCTCGTGTGGATAGCGAGAGTGGAAGATGGATGGGCTAATAGACGTAGTATAGATATAGAAGGTGTGGAGTTTGTTATCAAGTGGACACAAAGGAGAAGCAAGAGAAGACACTGGGCggcaaggaagaaaagagaactAGTTCACCAGCCTTGCTCCCTGGGATGTCTTCACTGGGCATATATGATCAGATGATACACAGGACGAAGGTGAGCTCACTGCCTAAATAAAAGCTGGCATCTTTCCATGTTTAGCAAAAGAACACATTTCCAATGCTGTGACGCCGGTGCCACCTACGATTGATGGAGAATCGACCAGAAGCAAGAGCATGGACCATCTCGTGGCTTTAGCTCCCTGCCCATGTGCCCCTCGGCCTGGACAGCGGAATGTGGGGTAGACTTGGCAGCCAGGTGCTCCAACATCGAGGAGCAACTGGCGCTGGAGCTGACGACTTCCAACCAGGCAGACAGATCTAGGAGCGACAAACAGGATTAGGGATATTGCTAGATATTTTCTCATTGCCAAACTCCCAGTCAACAACTTCTCTGCCTCACGTTTGCGATAGTGcctacctgcctacctacccacGATGGACGCCATTCCCGCGGCCATCAAACAGGCCGATATCAACCTCTGGAAATGCGCCGCCAAAGCTGTGCAGCTCCAAAATGTGAAGCCCATCATCGCGTACTGGTGTGAATACTGGGTGGTCAGACAAATTCTGGCGAAACAACTGCATCTTGCCGATGAAGAGACTCTCAACTATACAACCACCTTGATGgacaagctggaagaggtgCGTGCCAACGTCCTGCCAGCAATCTATAAACCCTGCGCTAACGTTGATGTTTCATGACAGACTAAGCAGAAATATGCCCACGAGGAAGCTATCATGGACGATGCCGCCAGCCAAGCCTATGTCGAACAATTCGCCCAAGAGACCCTCGACCGTGCCGAGAGAGTGGTCAAGGCCAACAAAGTTACCCAACAAACAGCGACGACGTTTGACGCAGCTGCTACCTTCTTTCACCTTGTTAATATCTGGGGGACTCCGGATGCAGAGACACAGCAAAAGATCAAATATGCCAAGTGGAACGCCGCGCGGATTGTCAAGGCGATCAAGGAAGGCAAGGACCCAAATGAGTCCAACCCAAAGCTGGAGGAACTCGAACAGCCCGCTCCCCCACCCTTGGACCACAATGATCCGGAAGTTCAGGGTCTGACGGACACGCCATACGACGCCGGGCCAAGATCAGTGACAGTGGAGGATGTTCCCGACGTGGATCTGCGTAGAGATGCTGCCGGCGTATCGTTACCGCAGAGCCCTGTTTCTGCCGGACCACCATCAGCGTGGGGGGATGAGCTCAAGTTACCAGGAGTGCCAACACAGCTCAATGATCCTGTGCCCAGATCGCCTTCTATTCCGTCACCAATCTCTCCACCGTCGCATAATCCAGCCAACTACCAAGGAGCCCCTGATCTGCCATCACCAGTTACCGGACCGACTTGGACGCAGTCGCAGCCTAGTCCATTGGACACGCCTCCTCCCGTATCATGGTCACAACCCCCgactcaaccacctcccaccaccggGTGGACGCCATCTCCTGcggctcaacaacagccctACGCCCCACCATCAGCGCCTCCAACCTTTGCTATGAACAACCCGTCGACAGCTGCAGTGGCTTCCCCGCCCGTCAGCCCTCCTACAAATCCTTATTACATGAACATGACACCAACAGCTTATACCACACATCCACCTGCGCCCGCCGCGTACGCACCTGCTCAAAGTGGCCTCGTGGACGAAGCTGCCATGGTTGGGGCTCAAAAGC from Podospora pseudoanserina strain CBS 124.78 chromosome 1, whole genome shotgun sequence includes:
- a CDS encoding hypothetical protein (antiSMASH:Cluster_3; COG:S; EggNog:ENOG503P8X3) codes for the protein MQLSHLLLLAGALTATAHPSGHAHLHRSIHEKREGGITFLKAVHKPLPEPTETAPEPAPEPPKASIAAVEPSPSPKPKPEPAPAPAPAKEESEDSNDSDSEDGYKPFCGSSKRKAKRVTWEQIHYTGNTGTANGCPWNSNLQVVSTKASKQYKYVQNYKNVGKVPYEVICFNKIGADGGVTGSFKVEGQNQLVFKLQPGETKSVVADSNTQGVCAFAPNSVPTTSHGQYAGNWAEFDFENTSNKGWSGADCSSLVAQAYNMDFPGCRMSQGGVDSSIYPDGTAENAYIRGMEAEDGIGLNIEPGPTVIEVLCGLEKGM
- a CDS encoding hypothetical protein (EggNog:ENOG503NYC8; COG:O; antiSMASH:Cluster_3); translation: MHHPTLCAVAVALLSALPGAQAGLYSKKSPVLQVDAKSYDRLIAKSNHTSIVEFYAPWCGHCKNLQPAYEKAAKNLAGIAKVAAVDCDDDANKQFCGQMGVQGFPTLKIVKPKKGGGKPMVQDYNGQRTASGIVEAVVQAMNNHVVKVEDKTLDKFLDDEKDAPKALLFTDKGTTSSLLKSIAIDFLDVITVGQVRNTQAKAVEKFGITKYPTLILLPGGDAPAVTYDGELKKEALVTFLSQAGAPNPDPAPAKPKAAKKEKKAEKKTEKKTEKKIEKKADSSESSSTAESEPEVPTQEAPVIIEKALPIPTINSQEKLIKECLTEKSHTCVLAFVSNSESDSAKKALDSLAQLSFKYAQGKRNLFPFYEVPTSINGAAPLLKALDLTNEVEIIAINARRGWWRHFEGADFAHTTVESWIDAIRMGEGSKKKLPEGIVAISVEQPTPATPEPEADPTAADTPDATEAATSEEPTPLTPEENATRVPPESSATEATDPEPECQTGAAEQCGARPAAEHDEL
- the SKI6 gene encoding Exosome non-catalytic core component (BUSCO:EOG0926407T; antiSMASH:Cluster_3; EggNog:ENOG503NW91; COG:J); the encoded protein is MPLDTSTYGLALLRVDGRRWNELRRIHGQIRTQAAADGSSYLEMGHTKVMCVVTGPSEPGPRRGGAPGGASGGGGSGGQSKDAEVVVNIVIAGFSSVDRKRRGRGDKRTLEMQFTLSNTLAATLHTHLFPHSQINISLHVLSQDGSLLAALINAATLACVDAGIPMTDYVTACTAGSTSTYAANDEGADPLLDLNHQEEQELPGLTVATLGESDKVVALVCESRVQISRLEGMLAVGVDGCKQVREILDQVIKAQGRKMILEGTVDKGTGLNDMDLD
- a CDS encoding hypothetical protein (antiSMASH:Cluster_3; COG:S; EggNog:ENOG503NXYH); the encoded protein is MDAIPAAIKQADINLWKCAAKAVQLQNVKPIIAYWCEYWVVRQILAKQLHLADEETLNYTTTLMDKLEETKQKYAHEEAIMDDAASQAYVEQFAQETLDRAERVVKANKVTQQTATTFDAAATFFHLVNIWGTPDAETQQKIKYAKWNAARIVKAIKEGKDPNESNPKLEELEQPAPPPLDHNDPEVQGLTDTPYDAGPRSVTVEDVPDVDLRRDAAGVSLPQSPVSAGPPSAWGDELKLPGVPTQLNDPVPRSPSIPSPISPPSHNPANYQGAPDLPSPVTGPTWTQSQPSPLDTPPPVSWSQPPTQPPPTTGWTPSPAAQQQPYAPPSAPPTFAMNNPSTAAVASPPVSPPTNPYYMNMTPTAYTTHPPAPAAYAPAQSGLVDEAAMVGAQKHAKWAISALNFEDVPTAVKELRRALELLGAT